The window CAGGGGACGCGGGCGGAGGGCTGGAGGCAGTGGACCCCGCAGGCGCTGTAGCGGGGCTCCGTGcgagcccatcacccagtgggTCCAGCAGGGGGACCTGCGACGGCGGGGACATCCTGGGCCGGGCTCCCTCGGGGCCTCCCCTCCTGCAACCTGGGTGCTGCTGGGGAGGGTGTCGGCATCTCCGGCTGCGAGGACGCCGGGGAGCGTGGCCAGGATGCACTTCCTGGGATGAGCCCGGCGGGACCTGGGGCCATGGGCCCGTGGAGCTCCGAGCATCAGGCCCGGGCAGCAGGAACCGTGACCCCAGGCGCCTCAGGCCTCACCACCAGCCTGTCCCTCCGTGGGAGCAGCCCGGAGTCAGCCCACGGAACGTGCCGACCCACGGCTCTGCCGTCACCAGGTAGCGCTGCCCGTGACCCAGACCCAGGGCAGGGACCACCCGCTGGCCTGGGCATCCTGGAACATCTGCAGACTCGCAAAGCCACCGACGTGAGCAGACGTCCCTGTGGGAGCTTCACGCAGCAGAAGTGTGGCCCCTGCAGCCTCGCCTCCTCACTGTCCCCGCCGGAAGGCCCCGCTGCCCTGCAGCACAGCTGGTCCCCAGGGAGCAGTGACTGCAACCCTGGCGGCTCCCGCAGGACACTGTGCGCCTTCCCGGTTCAGGGACACCTGTCGCTGCAGTGACCCATACATGCGGGGACAGGCTCCCAGGAGGGGCGGCGGCCCATCCGCTGAGCGTGGGGTCCCAGCCTCGTGCTGCGCAGTGGGCAGCCCTCGCCGGGTTCCCCGCTGCGCACACCGACGCAGGTGGGTAGAAACAGACGTGGACCCGGGTGCACGGCTCACACTGCGCTCCCGCCCCGGGGAAGGCAGGCAGTCGCCGAGCGGGCTGTGCAAGTGAGGGAGGCCGCGCACGCACCTGGGCCCTCCTGTCTGCACACGGTCGTCGGGTCGAGGCGAGGGGAGGCTGCCGGTGCCCATCACAGCGCTGCACGGAAGAGCCAGCACCTGAGCAGCCTTGGCGTGCTTCCTGACTCTACAGAAACAGGTAATCCAGGGGGACAGCCCGGGATGGCGGGCTTTGGGAGGAGGAGCACAGACAGGAGTTCCTGGCCCTGCGgtgggccccctcccccacccggaGCTGACAGTGGCCAGCACATCCCCGGGGCCCGGGCCTCGCTCCTGGAGGACGTTTCTGCGCCGCCAGTGTCCAGGAAGGGCAGGTGCCAAGGCCCCGGGAGAGGACGCAGCAGAGAGCAGAGGTGGGCACGGGGCTGGTGGGCCGACTACagttatttttctgttccatttcacCTCCAAGTTGAATTATTGattctaatactttattttcacACGAGTTTATTTGAGCGACAGATGCTACTCAGGTAGCCGCCGAAGCAGAAATGAGATTCTGGTAATTAAGGATTCCACCCGGGGTCGAGCACCGGCGGGGATTAGGCTGCTCAGCGGAGTGAGCACAGAGACTCGGGGGGATTAGGACACCAAGTCAATAATTTCTTCCAGTTTCTTAAATTACACTTCGGTTCTCAGGAAGGCTTAGGATCCGGCCCATTGGCTCCAGAGAGAAATTCATTTAACTTGGCTTCCATCCTTCAGGGCGGGGACCgtcccgggggcggcggcggggctgtGGGCGGGCGAGTCCCCACGCAAGAGCGTCCGTCTCAGGCTGCCCTCTCCTCCCAGTATTGGCCTACGTCTCTGTCCCACCTGGGGCCGGCGAGTCACAGCCCGCATCCCGGGGCTCGGAGGGCTCGGCCGCGCGGCTCCCACTTGACCCGGGGCCCCCGAGCAGCCCTGTGCCTCTGGCTCAGACGGGCATCCAGGGCTTGTGCAAGCACGTGGGCAGGTGCAGGCTCACCCCGTCCCCACTCTGCGCCAGGGTGTCCGTGCCCCCGCATCCTCGCACGGCCAGCATGTCCCGCATCTGGAGCGTCCCCGCCGCACTTCGCGCCAAGGTTTCAACAGACCTCACCAAGATGCCATCTCAAATGGAACATGCCATGGGAATCATGATGTTCACGTTTCACAAGTTTGCTGGGGATAAAAGATACTTGACAAATGAAGACCTGAGAGTACTCATGGAAGAGGAATTCCCAGGATTTTTGGAAAATCAAAAAGACCCTGTGGCCGTGGACAAAATAATGAAGGACCTCGACCAGTGCCGAGATGGCAAAGTGGGCTTCCAGAGCTTCTTTTCACTAATTGCTGGGCTCACCATTGCATGCAATGACTATTTTGTAATACACATGAAGCAGAAGGGCAAGAAATAGGCACCATTGAGCAACACTCCGCCCAGAGTGAGGTGTCCCAAAGGGTCTCAAGGAATCTGTCCCACAGCTTCCCCCTGTATAAAGGATTCCATGAGCAGATCAGGACCCTCAGAAAACGTACAAATAAAATCCAACCCCCatttgagaagcagagaaagaaaagtcagtaaaagaaagccagataagcttttgatttttatattgcttattgCATCCTCTTACCCTCaataaacaaattccttttttagttcctaaaaaaaaaaaaaaaaaattcaccccGCAGGTGAGCTCAGGACACCAACCCCCCCACTGCAGAGCAGACGCACCCCCGGAACAGCACCACCACCCCCTGTGCTCACAGCTCCTTTACAGCCAAGTCTACATTGTTGGTGGGCCTGGGAGGACTGGGCCCGAGTAACTGAAATCCACATTTACCTCCGAGCACGGGGCTGAACGGTAAGGCTGTGGGACGGGCGTTGCCAAGCTCGCAGGCCGCACTGTGGCCCGGGTCATACAGCTCCACATTCCACCTTCAACCTCGATCTTGACCGAAGGGTCGCCTCCTCCTCTTTCTAACGgtgtctcctccttcccccacctggggggtggggggtcaggcTGCTGATGGGCGAGGTGGACCTGCGCCAGCGCCCAGGGAGATGTCCCATTGGAGCCCACACCGTGTCATCCCGACCCGGAGCGCACCCGGCACACTGGGCCTCCCCGGGGGCCGCGTGATCCCCTCTCCTCCGCTCACCTTCCCTCCACACAGCACACGCAGTAGGAAGGCCTGCCTCTCCGCCCTGGGTCTCGGCAGCCTGTGGTTTATCAGCAGCTGATCTGCCCCCGGAGAAGCCCGGGTATCATCCTCCAGGAGTGCTTCTCCCCGGGCCTGGCAGGAATCTGCAGTAATTCTCATCCCGTGGGCACCGGGCCCCGGAGAACACCGGCCGTGGACGTGCGCCGGCTGCACAACCCCCGTAGCAGCAAGTTGCGGGGGGCTCTCCCAAGGTCAGGGCGGACGACCACGGTCCAGTACAGAAGGAAGGGGAGATGCTCATCGGGGAGACACGCTGAGTCCAGACGAGCACAGAAACGGAGGCTGCGCCGGCGAGCAGACggagggagctgcaggcaggaGCAGCTCTAGGCGGacagggcggggggggcgggggggcaggtgcCTGGGGAAGGTGGGAAAGCCCCATAAAGCAGGAGCGCGGGAAGACAGCTAACGGGAGATATGGTCTGGCGCTTTGAAAGGGAGGTGGATTCGCGGCAGACAGCGCCTCAGCGCCCGCAGCCTGGGCCGCCCCTGGAGACCCGGGCCAAAGACGTTCAGCCGGCCGGGCCAGACCCGGAACGTGGATGCAAACACCCAGCAAGGCCAGAAACCAAACAAGCAAATTATAAGGTGTGAATTTCTTGAGATCCCTGCTGTTGGGACGGTGGTCGTTGGTCCTGGTAGGCTTCACGGAACCCGTCAAACTTTAAATCTAAGCGAGAAACCAAAAAGCATCAGGGCGGCTCTCAGCTGGATGTGCCCCCGAAGCCCCCACGACCACCCCGGACTGCAACAGGGCAGCCCCGCAGAATCTGCGTCCGGGAGCAGAGCCGCTGGGGCCGCCATCGGCACGTACCGGTCAAGCAGGTGCATGTCGCGGGGGCCACGACCGTGACCTGCACGGAGACGGGGCACCCGTTAGCGAAAATAAGATCGAAAGTCAACCTCACGGCAGCTGCCGCCGACCCTGACCTCCCGGCATTTGGGCAACGGCACCATTTGTTTCTAATTGAGTTCATCGCTCGGTGGCTCCAGAGCCGCGGCCGGCGTCCGTCGGTCATGCCGTGAGTCTAGAGTCCCAAACCTCCCAGAAGCTGCTCCCCGGAGCATCAGTCCCTCAGGCGCCACTCACGGGGTTAACTGTGGGGCACGGAGCAGGTGCGGGTCCAGTGCAGGTCCCCGTTAGCCAAAGAGCCCGGTCGCATACAAGGGTCGCCTGTTTTGTTTACCCCGTAGGAAATCTCCGTCGTGGGCCTGATAGGATCTGATCCTGGCCAAAATCAGCTTATGAGAAACCACATCTCTTTGTTGTAGAAAaccatttttataaactttttccattaggaaaaaaaagtggcGACGTGACGATGGTGTCATGCGGGAGCTGTCGGCACAAAGTCCCGTGGCAGGAAACGCGCCGCCAGGAGCTCCATACTGATTTCCTGGGGGGCCTCCCGTGACTCCGCAGACGCTCTCGTTAGGCTCCCTGGTATTGAACGAACCCTGCGCGCAGGAGACACGGAGTCCGAGACAGAGACACGGGAACGAACGCCCTGCCCACGTGAGCTTGACGTCCCGACGGCTGGCGTTGACCGGTGCGTCCATGTCCCGGCGGCGAGCATCCTCGGAACAGACAAGCTCCTCCTCAGTCGTCAGCGCAGATGCCAAAGGCACCGTGTTCAGGTGTAGCGAGTCCCACATCGCCGTCCCACGGCGGGGCCCGGCCTCCTGTTGTTCCCGTCCACGTTCACATGATAATCAAGATCGGAAGTTCTTGGCGAgccgccccccacacacacacacacactctggccAACGAATAAACCCAGGCGTAAACACAGGGCCAAGCCGCCACCACCGCTGCCGGTGTCCCTGTGCTGCCCTGGTGGCTGTGCACAGAATCCGCCGTGAGGGGCCTGGAGGTATGCGCCGACCCCCGCATACCCTCCCGCTGGTGTCCAAACCCCGACGGCCTCGTGGCCTCTCGGACCGAGACACGGGAGGCCACTCCCTGACCGCCCTGCTCGGACGCTTCCCTGCGCCCCAGACACCCACCACGGCGCGGGGTCAGCGTGGGCCGCAGGCGGCCGCCGAGCACCTAAGGCTGACCGGTGGGCAAGGAGGCACACAGCTAGCGATGTCCGGGACGTCTTCTCCGGGCAGGGGTGTCTGCCATGTCCACTGCTGAGCACGGGAACatcccagcctctgccccaggTGGGCATCACAGTCAGGCCGGTGGGGCTGTCGGAAGCGGTGGAGCCAGGCAGGAGGCGCACAGGGACAGGCGCTCTGGCCGGAAGGCCAGCCGTGGCATCACCAGCAGCATGACCATCTCGGGAGTTGGAAGAGGGAGCAAGGAAGGCAAGAGCGCTCGGGCTGCGGTCAGGCACTCGCTGGGGAGCCAACGGGGTGCGCGGCCGAGGGACGATGGAAGGGGCCTGAGGACGGCGCTGGCAGGGGCACCGCAGGCCTGATGACACCTCACAGCGAGTAAGAGGCCACGACCAGAGCCGTCACTCCCGCCCGTGTCCACTCCAGGTCCCCGGCCTCTCCTCTCACACACACTGCGGGCGACACATCTCAGCGCCCCCACCTCGGGGACACCACAGACCCCACGGCCCGTGGCAGACCCTGCAGGAGCCCGTGGGCCGGGAGGGGCGGCGAGCACACCTCACCGAGCACGGGCGCAACCCCTCGTCTCCCACCGGAGGGAGCttaccctcttccccttcctttcgCCCCACGCAGCTCAGtctgggcccccaccccaccccacagtcCCACCGCCGGGTGCTCACCCTCAAGGTGGCCCTCGGCGCCCCCGCCCCACGCCCATGCCCCGGCCCTGCTCCAGCTGCAGTCGCCGCCTTCTGTTTTGCATTTATGTCTTGAGAAAGGCATTGCCCTGGCGACACTCCGCGAAGTGTCGGTGAGTAGAGTCTGTTATGTGGGCTGCAACGCCATCTGGACTTCCTGCTGAAAAGGCTGGACAGGGTTAGGCAAGATTTTTATCAGATCTGAAAGAGGAAGGGTAAAAAAGAAGCCTTGAATGCATTACCATCTTCCAAGGTTGATgtcagattttttcccccttgtcgGCTGCAAAACAAAGACGACAAACCAGAGGCGCTGAGGATACAGACGTGCATCTCCAGAGGAAAATGCCAAAGGAAGTGgagcatagggatccctgggtggcgcagcggtttggcgcctgcctttggcccagggcacgatcctggagacccgggatcgaatcccacgtcgggctcccggtgcttggagcctgcttctccctctgcctgtgtctctgcctctctctatctctctgtgactatcataaataaataaaaattaaaaaaaaatttaggaagtggagcataaacaaaaaatacattggTTTTGGTTTTACCAGAAACTGGACAGACTTCGGTCGGTATGGTCGTTTGTGGCGGGTCCAGGCCGTCCCAAGGAGGGCCCTCAAAGTGCAAACGGGAAGCCCCAGACGCTCACAACCAAACAAGAGCTGCTCTCCGAAACCTATTAACGGCGTCTTCAATGCGCAGGAAAGACCGAGGGAGGCCAAGGACAGGACCTCGTGAGGGTGACTGCACGGAGATCCCCCAGCCCGCTCCCTCTGGACGGGACACACTCTTCCAAAAAGGTTCAACTTTCTGGTCAAAGCATGTCGGTATCTTAGCAACACACTTGTGACCACCCGGCTTTGCCGGCAGAATGAGTTCTCGGGTCAGGGCACCCCCGCAGCAGGGGCTCCGGCTCGGACAACGGGCCCCACCACCCATCAGCTGCAGCGCAGGAGAACTCACTCGTTTCTAAGCGCATTGACTCGGGAAGAAGATGTCTTCATGGAGAAGGACCAGAGCTGGCCTCAGGTCAAAAGCATTTCGTCTAATTAGGGGATAAACAGGCTGCACAAAGTGATGGTGATCGATCCTGAAGAAGTAATTGATGTAacatttcctgttttctcctaAACATTTTATTGCAACAAGCACGGCTCATTAACGCACGTGCAGAAGCCAGGGGGACGTGAGATGCCACATCGGATGGGAAACAAGTCCCCTCTGCGGCGGTCAGAGACCCCTGGTGGGAATCGGTTCTGCAGCCCAGATGTCTCCGAGCCACCAGTCCTTGGGCTGCCGTCCCTGCAGCTTCCAAGGGGAGAGAACGCCCACGGCCTGCGTCGGAGCCGCCACCCGGCCCCAAGGCTCGTCCAGAGGCAGACGTGCTGGTGGCCTTACTGTTAGGGTCACGGGACGTCCCCACACAGCCCCTGAGCTCCCACGGCAGCAAAACTCTCCTCTCTGCATGGCGCGAACTGCACCCCGGCCTTAGAGGAAGGCAGTGGAACCCCGACCCCGTGTCCGTAGCAGAGGGTGGACGTATGGTGGGCCGTGGGCAGAGGCGGGCAGACCCTGCCGTGAGCAGTGTCCACGGCCCCCTCCGCGCACCTGCCGGAGTGCGACCCAGCTCTCTCGTCCCTGCGTCAGACTCCGGCTCTGCGGTCGGCTCCAAGGTCGGCTCCCAGGTGGGCTCCCAGGTGGGCTCCTAGGTCAGCTCTGAGGTCGGCTCCCACGTTCTCCCAGACTCTTCTCACCTTGAGACTCAATCTAATAAAAGTCCACCTGCCATCACACCGGGGTACACCCAAAGGAGCCACCCCAGTTTCATGTTTGTTCTGAACAAATCTGAAATGTGACCCAGCCAAACAGACTGCGTCACCACTTTGTGAGGCTTTTTCAGATAAACGCCCTTTGATCACTGTCACTGTTAACACACCGTCCATTGGGGTTCACTGGGACTTCTGTACCTACCTTCTGCCGTTTTCTTGTCTCGTGCTGTGTCAGACTTTGGCATCTGTGTGACtcggcctcatagaatgagtcgCGAGTGTCCTCTCCTGTTCCATCTGTTGAACGACTTCTAAAAGTATTGGTATTAATTCTCTGAATGtgtagtagaattcaccagtgaagccatctggtcctgagcttttctttgttggtttttaactttttaaaactaaaatatagttgagagatttcttttttttgctaattcaatttctgtCTTTTGTCATAACACTGTTTTATATTGTTATATTCAAGGCATTCGATTTCCTCATTTAGTTTGGGGAGGTTATACGTTTCTggggatttatccatttcttctatattattcGATTTGTTGGCACATAATTGTTCATAAGAGTCCCTTatgatcattttcatttctgaggCACatgttgtaatgtctcctctttcatatctaattttgagttttctctctttctttctcagttaACCTAGCTGaagatttgtccattttgtttatcttttttgcaAAACCAGagcaaatttcaaaattttgtggattttttttccgtTGTTTCCTATTCTCAATTTACTTCAGCTCTACtctttattatctccttcctTTTGCTATCTTTGGGCTTaacttgttcttctttttctagatgaGGTGTACAGGTAGGTTCtctatttgagatctttcttctttttcactgtTGGTGTTTATTGCTCTGACTTCCCTCTTAGCTCAGGTTTGGCTGCCTCCCATAAGTTTTAGTGCTGTGCTTtcgttttcatttgtttcaagacattttttttttagcgtcctttctatttcctctttgaaCCAATAGTTATTCAAGAGTGTGCtctttggtttccatttatttgtggattttcccccttaaaaaaaaaatctagtttcattccattgtggttggaaaagaggCTTGGGAGGATTTCtatattcttaaatttgttaagacttgatGGGTGACCTAACATGTGATTTATGCTGGAGAATGTTCGCTGGGTGCTTTAGTAGGACGTGTACTCTTCTGCTTGGGGATGGAGAGTTCTGTACCTGCCTGTTAGATCCGCTCGGCCTATATTGTTGTTCAGTCCACCTGTTTATTGACTTTTTATCTTAATGTTCTAtctattattgaaaataatagtcTCATTATTTCACAATACTTTATGAAAATGTaatattatcattactattattaatgaCATTATGTATAATCTCCTACTCTTCTTGTGTTGATGTCGATCGCCCCCTTCAGGCCTGTcaatatttgttttccatatttaGGCGCTCTGATATTGGGTGTATAgatgtttataattgttaaatcCTTCTGTTGAACTGACTCCTTTGTCATTGTATAATGACcgtctttgttttttgttacgGTTTTTAGTAGTTTACTATTTTGTCTGGTAGGAGTATAGCCGCCTCTCCTTTCTTCTGGTGGCCATTTGAATGGACTGTCTTTTCCATCCCGTCTCTCTCAGCCTACGTGTGTCCTCACATATAAAGGGGAcctcttgtaggcagcacatCACCGCACCGTGTGCTTGTTTCAGCCACTCCAAGCCTTTTGTTCGGGGAGTTTAATCCATTTTACATTCAGAGTCGTTATGGGCAGGAGAGGACctactattgccattttgttacttgttttctatctggtttatgatttttttgttcctttgctcCTCTCTTGTCCTCCTTTGTTACTTggttgtggcttttttttttttttttttttttgcaatgatgtgcattgattcttttctctttatcttttattcatcTATTGCAGTTTTTTTGTGGCTGCCTTAAGGCACACATAAAATATCttgtaattttagttattttaggtTGGTAAAGATTGCATTTCAGTCACACACAAAGTCACTCACCACACTACTGTTGTGTAATCTGTCTTTGGTGTGTCTACTCCGTCCGCCTTCAGGAGTGAGATTTAGGCCTTCATATGTTTTCATGTGGCTATTTGGAGtgtttttggtttaattttaataactttcttcagcatttcttgtaaggcaggtcaAGAGGTGATAAActccctcagtttttgtttgtctgggaaagtctctatctcttcttcatttttaaagggtAGTTTGCCAGGGATAGTACTtggttggctttctttttctttcagtactttgaatatatcacccACTGTCTTCTGGTCTCTgaggtttctgctgagaaatttaCTGGCAGTCTTGTGGGTGTTCCCTTGTATGTGATGTcacttttgtcttgctgcttttgaaattctctttgtctttgatttctacAACATAATTACAATGTGTCTCCAAGTAGACCTCTTTATGTTTAATCTATTTGGAATCCGGTGGCTTCTTGAATCTgtatgtctatttccttccctagATGTTGGGGGGGAGgttgtcattatttctttaaatattctttctgcctcttttttcttcttttctgctgtTGAACTCTCAAGAACATATTATGTTCCTTTGGAAGCATCCTATAAATCTCATAGGCTTTTTTCActacttttcattcttcttttgttttttctcctctggATAATTTCAAATGCCTTGTCTTTGAGTTCATAgttactttcttttccttgatcGAGTCTGCTATTGAAGCTgcc is drawn from Vulpes lagopus strain Blue_001 chromosome 8, ASM1834538v1, whole genome shotgun sequence and contains these coding sequences:
- the LOC121497411 gene encoding protein S100-A10-like is translated as MPSQMEHAMGIMMFTFHKFAGDKRYLTNEDLRVLMEEEFPGFLENQKDPVAVDKIMKDLDQCRDGKVGFQSFFSLIAGLTIACNDYFVIHMKQKGKK